A genome region from Gadus macrocephalus chromosome 15, ASM3116895v1 includes the following:
- the gpr75 gene encoding probable G-protein coupled receptor 75, whose translation MNATGEPSNLMDGLQQLGFNGTLSPQSHTGWAVVHTATLTSCSLLLILIFCLGSYGNLVVFLSFFDPAFRKFRTNFDFMILNLSFCDLFICCVTAPMFALVLFLDAGGGDGVSKSFCFAFHLTSSGFIIMSLETVAVIALHRLRMVLGQQPNRTASFPCTLALTALLWTSSFTMAALLTMRAYPRKDGPCLPHFGLSGSRARVVLYAYMADFAFCVAVVSVSYLMIAQTLRKNAQVRKCPVITVDATRPPPPPPQPPAPPTTLLVAGFEGMQCAPSLYRNQTYNKLQHVQTHAYANRAAPPPPVVPGGAAQGATCCQLVSTVNLATAKDSKAVITCVVIVFCVLLCCLPMGVSLAQDMLSPESTFAHYQFELCSFVLIFLKSGINPFVYSRNSAGLRRRVLCCLQWAALGFLCCKQKTRLHAMGKGSLEVNRNKSSHHETNSAYVLSPKPLRRLVDQACGPSNSRDCAGSPRPAAGRKLRPPSTSTPINTRIDPYYSIYNSSPSAGPSSPNSLQPVSSQSFAFAKSYVAMHYHTPQDALQDFESTSVHQIPIPSV comes from the coding sequence ATGAACGCCACAGGCGAGCCATCGAACCTGATGGACGGACTGCAGCAGCTGGGCTTCAACGGCACCCTGAGCCCCCAGTCCCACACAGGATGGGCCGTGGTCCACACGGCCACCCTGACCTCCTgctcgctcctcctcatcctcatcttctgcCTGGGCTCCTACGGCAACCTGGTGGTGTTCCTCTCCTTCTTCGACCCGGCCTTCCGCAAGTTCCGCACCAACTTTGACTTCATGATCCTGAACCTGTCCTTCTGCGACCTGTTCATCTGCTGCGTGACCGCCCCCATGTTCGCCCTGGTGCTCTTCCTGGACGCGGGCGGCGGCGACGGCGTCTCCAAGAGCTTCTGCTTCGCCTTCCACCTCACCAGCTCGGGCTTCATCATCATGTCCCTGGAGACGGTGGCGGTGATCGCCCTGCACCGCCTGCGCATGGTGCTGGGCCAGCAGCCCAACCGCACGGCCTCCTTCCCCTGCACCCTGGCCCTCACCGCCCTGCTGTGGACCTCCAGCTTCACCATGGCCGCCCTGCTGACCATGCGCGCCTACCCGCGCAAGGACGGCCCCTGCCTGCCCCACTTCGGCCTGTCGGGCTCGCGGGCGCGCGTGGTGCTGTACGCCTACATGGCGGACTTTGCCTTCTGCGTGGCCGTGGTGTCGGTGTCCTACCTGATGATCGCCCAGACGCTGCGAAAGAACGCGCAGGTGCGCAAGTGTCCCGTCATCACGGTGGACGCCacgcgcccgccgccgccgccgccgcagccccccgcgccccccaccaccctcctGGTGGCGGGCTTCGAGGGCATGCAGTGCGCGCCGTCGCTCTACCGCAACCAGACGTACAACAAGCTGCAGCACGTGCAGACGCACGCGTACGCCAACCGCGCCGCCCCGCCACCGCCGGTGGTGCCCGGCGGGGCGGCCCAGGGCGCCACCTGCTGCCAGCTGGTGTCCACGGTCAACCTGGCCACGGCCAAGGACTCCAAGGCGGTGATCACCTGCGTGGTCATCGTGTTCTGCGTGCTGCTGTGCTGCCTGCCCATGGGCGTGTCCCTGGCGCAGGACATGCTCTCGCCGGAGAGCACCTTCGCCCACTACCAGTTCGAACTGTGCAGCTTCGTGCTCATCTTCCTCAAGTCGGGCATCAACCCCTTCGTGTACTCGCGGAACAGCGCCGGGCTGCGGCGCCGCGTGCTCTGCTGCCTGCAGTGGGCGGCGCTGGGCTTCCTGTGCTGCAAGCAGAAGACCCGGCTGCACGCCATGGGCAAGGGCAGCCTGGAGGTCAACCGCAACAAGTCGTCCCACCACGAGACCAACTCGGCCTACGTGCTCTCGCCCAAGCCCCTGCGGCGGCTGGTCGACCAGGCGTGCGGGCCCAGTAACTCCAGGGACTGCGCGGGCAGCCCCAGGCCCGCGGCGGGACGCAAGCTCCGGCCCCCCAGCACGTCCACGCCCATCAACACGCGCATCGACCCCTACTACAGCATCTACAACAGCAGCCCCTCGGCCGGGCCCAGCTCCCCCAACAGCCTGCAGCCCGTGAGCTCCCAAAGCTTCGCCTTCGCCAAGTCCTACGTGGCCATGCACTACCACACGCCCCAGGATGCCCTGCAGGACTTTGAGAGCACCTCCGTGCACCAGATCCCCATACCCTCGGTCTGA
- the erlec1 gene encoding endoplasmic reticulum lectin 1 isoform X1 yields the protein MESLVRMLLGGLLVEVCSGVSANRGGYQTFTDEIPFKISWPGSEYTLPTSGALYNEDDFVIMTTTEKEKYKCLLPSLASGDGDDDKMYKGPTPGVLLEPLFKQSSCSYRIESYWTYEVCHGKHVRQYHEEKETGQKISIQEYFLGIMTETEKGSEAEDVSAENEKEVPTRNIEGQFTPYYPVGMGNGTPCVLKQNQARATSVMYVCHPEAKHEILSIAEVTTCEYEVVILTPLLCNHPKFRFKSSPVNAILCQALAGSPLRPQQLTKLDTAQQEQLKPPFSSVLEAREAREVRGEVREVREVIEVRGLDTSPVREEAFSSTHKPITVGGSSQVTVGSTHISRLTDDQLIREFLSGSYCLHGGVGWWKYEFCYGKHVHQYHEDKEQGKNIVVVGSWNADEHLEWAKKNVARSYQLKDDDLQKVKLVSHFYGHGDLCDMTGKPRQVVVKLKCKESESPHAVTVYMLEPQTCQYILGVESPVICRILDTADEHGHLSISA from the exons ATGGAGTCGCTGGTCCGGATGCTTCTCGGTgggctgctggtggaggtgtGCAGCGGGGTCTCAGCGAACCGAGGGGGATACCAAACGTTCACGGATGAGATCCCCTTCAAGATCTCTTGGCCTGGTTCCGAGTACACTCTG CCCACATCAGGTGCACTCTACAATGAAGATGACTTTGTCATTATGACCACAACGGAGAAAGAGAAATATAAGTGTCTCCTGCCTTCCCTTGCATCGGGAGATGGG GATGATGATAAAATGTACAAGGGGCCTACACCTGGAGTCCTGCTAGAACCTCTCTTCAAGCAGAGCAGCTGCTCCTACAGA ATTGAGTCATACTGGACTTATGAAGTCTGCCACGGGAAACATGTAAGACAGTATCATGAGGAAAAGGAGACCGGGCAG AAAATCAGTATTCAAGAGTACTTCTTGGGCATCATGACGGAGACGG AAAAAGGCAGTGAAGCAGAAGATGTCAGCGCTGAGAACGAGAAAGAG GTGCCCACCAGGAACATCGAGGGCCAGTTCACGCCCTACTACCCCGTGGGGATGGGCAACGGCACGCCATGCGTGCTGAAGCAGAACCAGGCGCGGGCCACCTCCGTGATGTACGTGTGCCATCCCGAGGCGAAGCACGAGATCCTGTCCATCGCCGAGGTCACCACCTGCGAGTACGAGGTGGTGATCCTCACCCCGCTTCTGTGCAACCACCCCAAGTTCAG GTTCAAGTCGTCGCCGGTGAACGCCATCCTGTGCCAGGCGCTGGCGGGCTCCCCGCTCCGCCCCCAGCAGCTCACCAAGCTGGACACGGCCCAGCAGGAGCAGCTCAAGCCCCCCTTCTCCTCGGTGCTGGAGGCCCGCGAGGCCCGGGAGGTCCGCGGCGAGGTCCGGGAGGTCCGCGAGGTCATCGAGGTGAGGGGGCTC GACACTTCCCCAGTGAGGGAGGaggccttctcctccacccacaaGCCCATCACGGTGGGGGGCTCGTCCCAGGTCACCGTGGGGAGCACCCACATATCCCGGCTGACCGACGACCAGCTCATCAGGGAGTTCCTGAGCGGCTCGTACTGCCTGCATGGG GGAGTGGGCTGGTGGAAGTATGAATTCTGTTACGGGAAACACGTGCATCAGTACCATGAG GACAAGGAGCAGGGGAAGAACATTGTGGTGGTCGGGAGCTGGAACGCCGACGAGCATCTGGAGTGGGCCAAGAAGAACGTGGCGCGCTCCTACCAGCTGAAGGACGACGACCTGCAGAAAGTCAA GCTTGTGTCTCACTTCTATGGCCACGGGGATTTGTGCGACATGACGGGGAAACCCAGACAGGTCGTGGTCAAGCTCAA GTGCAAAGAGTCCGAGTCCCCCCATGCTGTCACAGTGTACATGCTGGAGCCCCAGACATGCCAGTACATCCTGGGG GTGGAGTCCCCGGTCATATGCCGGATCCTGGACACGGCGGATGAGCACGGACATCTGTCCATCTCCGCCTGA
- the erlec1 gene encoding endoplasmic reticulum lectin 1 isoform X2 — protein MESLVRMLLGGLLVEVCSGVSANRGGYQTFTDEIPFKISWPGSEYTLPTSGALYNEDDFVIMTTTEKEKYKCLLPSLASGDGDDDKMYKGPTPGVLLEPLFKQSSCSYRIESYWTYEVCHGKHVRQYHEEKETGQKISIQEYFLGIMTETEKGSEAEDVSAENEKEVPTRNIEGQFTPYYPVGMGNGTPCVLKQNQARATSVMYVCHPEAKHEILSIAEVTTCEYEVVILTPLLCNHPKFRFKSSPVNAILCQALAGSPLRPQQLTKLDTAQQEQLKPPFSSVLEAREAREVRGEVREVREVIEEDTSPVREEAFSSTHKPITVGGSSQVTVGSTHISRLTDDQLIREFLSGSYCLHGGVGWWKYEFCYGKHVHQYHEDKEQGKNIVVVGSWNADEHLEWAKKNVARSYQLKDDDLQKVKLVSHFYGHGDLCDMTGKPRQVVVKLKCKESESPHAVTVYMLEPQTCQYILGVESPVICRILDTADEHGHLSISA, from the exons ATGGAGTCGCTGGTCCGGATGCTTCTCGGTgggctgctggtggaggtgtGCAGCGGGGTCTCAGCGAACCGAGGGGGATACCAAACGTTCACGGATGAGATCCCCTTCAAGATCTCTTGGCCTGGTTCCGAGTACACTCTG CCCACATCAGGTGCACTCTACAATGAAGATGACTTTGTCATTATGACCACAACGGAGAAAGAGAAATATAAGTGTCTCCTGCCTTCCCTTGCATCGGGAGATGGG GATGATGATAAAATGTACAAGGGGCCTACACCTGGAGTCCTGCTAGAACCTCTCTTCAAGCAGAGCAGCTGCTCCTACAGA ATTGAGTCATACTGGACTTATGAAGTCTGCCACGGGAAACATGTAAGACAGTATCATGAGGAAAAGGAGACCGGGCAG AAAATCAGTATTCAAGAGTACTTCTTGGGCATCATGACGGAGACGG AAAAAGGCAGTGAAGCAGAAGATGTCAGCGCTGAGAACGAGAAAGAG GTGCCCACCAGGAACATCGAGGGCCAGTTCACGCCCTACTACCCCGTGGGGATGGGCAACGGCACGCCATGCGTGCTGAAGCAGAACCAGGCGCGGGCCACCTCCGTGATGTACGTGTGCCATCCCGAGGCGAAGCACGAGATCCTGTCCATCGCCGAGGTCACCACCTGCGAGTACGAGGTGGTGATCCTCACCCCGCTTCTGTGCAACCACCCCAAGTTCAG GTTCAAGTCGTCGCCGGTGAACGCCATCCTGTGCCAGGCGCTGGCGGGCTCCCCGCTCCGCCCCCAGCAGCTCACCAAGCTGGACACGGCCCAGCAGGAGCAGCTCAAGCCCCCCTTCTCCTCGGTGCTGGAGGCCCGCGAGGCCCGGGAGGTCCGCGGCGAGGTCCGGGAGGTCCGCGAGGTCATCGAG GAGGACACTTCCCCAGTGAGGGAGGaggccttctcctccacccacaaGCCCATCACGGTGGGGGGCTCGTCCCAGGTCACCGTGGGGAGCACCCACATATCCCGGCTGACCGACGACCAGCTCATCAGGGAGTTCCTGAGCGGCTCGTACTGCCTGCATGGG GGAGTGGGCTGGTGGAAGTATGAATTCTGTTACGGGAAACACGTGCATCAGTACCATGAG GACAAGGAGCAGGGGAAGAACATTGTGGTGGTCGGGAGCTGGAACGCCGACGAGCATCTGGAGTGGGCCAAGAAGAACGTGGCGCGCTCCTACCAGCTGAAGGACGACGACCTGCAGAAAGTCAA GCTTGTGTCTCACTTCTATGGCCACGGGGATTTGTGCGACATGACGGGGAAACCCAGACAGGTCGTGGTCAAGCTCAA GTGCAAAGAGTCCGAGTCCCCCCATGCTGTCACAGTGTACATGCTGGAGCCCCAGACATGCCAGTACATCCTGGGG GTGGAGTCCCCGGTCATATGCCGGATCCTGGACACGGCGGATGAGCACGGACATCTGTCCATCTCCGCCTGA
- the erlec1 gene encoding endoplasmic reticulum lectin 1 isoform X3 produces the protein MESLVRMLLGGLLVEVCSGVSANRGGYQTFTDEIPFKISWPGSEYTLPTSGALYNEDDFVIMTTTEKEKYKCLLPSLASGDGDDDKMYKGPTPGVLLEPLFKQSSCSYRIESYWTYEVCHGKHVRQYHEEKETGQKISIQEYFLGIMTETEKGSEAEDVSAENEKEVPTRNIEGQFTPYYPVGMGNGTPCVLKQNQARATSVMYVCHPEAKHEILSIAEVTTCEYEVVILTPLLCNHPKFRFKSSPVNAILCQALAGSPLRPQQLTKLDTAQQEQLKPPFSSVLEAREAREVRGEVREVREEDTSPVREEAFSSTHKPITVGGSSQVTVGSTHISRLTDDQLIREFLSGSYCLHGGVGWWKYEFCYGKHVHQYHEDKEQGKNIVVVGSWNADEHLEWAKKNVARSYQLKDDDLQKVKLVSHFYGHGDLCDMTGKPRQVVVKLKCKESESPHAVTVYMLEPQTCQYILGVESPVICRILDTADEHGHLSISA, from the exons ATGGAGTCGCTGGTCCGGATGCTTCTCGGTgggctgctggtggaggtgtGCAGCGGGGTCTCAGCGAACCGAGGGGGATACCAAACGTTCACGGATGAGATCCCCTTCAAGATCTCTTGGCCTGGTTCCGAGTACACTCTG CCCACATCAGGTGCACTCTACAATGAAGATGACTTTGTCATTATGACCACAACGGAGAAAGAGAAATATAAGTGTCTCCTGCCTTCCCTTGCATCGGGAGATGGG GATGATGATAAAATGTACAAGGGGCCTACACCTGGAGTCCTGCTAGAACCTCTCTTCAAGCAGAGCAGCTGCTCCTACAGA ATTGAGTCATACTGGACTTATGAAGTCTGCCACGGGAAACATGTAAGACAGTATCATGAGGAAAAGGAGACCGGGCAG AAAATCAGTATTCAAGAGTACTTCTTGGGCATCATGACGGAGACGG AAAAAGGCAGTGAAGCAGAAGATGTCAGCGCTGAGAACGAGAAAGAG GTGCCCACCAGGAACATCGAGGGCCAGTTCACGCCCTACTACCCCGTGGGGATGGGCAACGGCACGCCATGCGTGCTGAAGCAGAACCAGGCGCGGGCCACCTCCGTGATGTACGTGTGCCATCCCGAGGCGAAGCACGAGATCCTGTCCATCGCCGAGGTCACCACCTGCGAGTACGAGGTGGTGATCCTCACCCCGCTTCTGTGCAACCACCCCAAGTTCAG GTTCAAGTCGTCGCCGGTGAACGCCATCCTGTGCCAGGCGCTGGCGGGCTCCCCGCTCCGCCCCCAGCAGCTCACCAAGCTGGACACGGCCCAGCAGGAGCAGCTCAAGCCCCCCTTCTCCTCGGTGCTGGAGGCCCGCGAGGCCCGGGAGGTCCGCGGCGAGGTCCGGGAGGTCCGCGAG GAGGACACTTCCCCAGTGAGGGAGGaggccttctcctccacccacaaGCCCATCACGGTGGGGGGCTCGTCCCAGGTCACCGTGGGGAGCACCCACATATCCCGGCTGACCGACGACCAGCTCATCAGGGAGTTCCTGAGCGGCTCGTACTGCCTGCATGGG GGAGTGGGCTGGTGGAAGTATGAATTCTGTTACGGGAAACACGTGCATCAGTACCATGAG GACAAGGAGCAGGGGAAGAACATTGTGGTGGTCGGGAGCTGGAACGCCGACGAGCATCTGGAGTGGGCCAAGAAGAACGTGGCGCGCTCCTACCAGCTGAAGGACGACGACCTGCAGAAAGTCAA GCTTGTGTCTCACTTCTATGGCCACGGGGATTTGTGCGACATGACGGGGAAACCCAGACAGGTCGTGGTCAAGCTCAA GTGCAAAGAGTCCGAGTCCCCCCATGCTGTCACAGTGTACATGCTGGAGCCCCAGACATGCCAGTACATCCTGGGG GTGGAGTCCCCGGTCATATGCCGGATCCTGGACACGGCGGATGAGCACGGACATCTGTCCATCTCCGCCTGA